One Roseomonas gilardii subsp. gilardii genomic region harbors:
- a CDS encoding ABC transporter substrate-binding protein has product MMRRLLLAATALMGAAIGAAGTASAQDRLVVAAYGGSYEKIMRDNVIPEFEKANNVKVDYLAGNSSDSLARLQAQRGRQEIGVVLLDDGPMAQAVSLGFCQKITDQKALGSIYPIAVMGDGKAVGTGFGYTGIAYNADLFKKRNLPVPASWMDLAKPEYRQRLSIPGIDNTYGLHTLVMMARVNGGGENDIAPGFKAMREKINPNVLAYESSPGKMSEMFQSGEIWLSVWGSSRVAAMKESGFPLEIVRPKEGAVVLMTATCAVEGAPKPELAQKFVAHLLSPAVQVAFSTSYGSGPTNKEVKLPEDVAKRVIYGEDQVKQLVTMDWDVINKNRTEWTRRWQREVER; this is encoded by the coding sequence ATGATGCGCAGACTGCTTCTGGCGGCGACGGCCCTGATGGGGGCGGCGATCGGCGCGGCGGGCACGGCCTCGGCGCAGGACCGGCTGGTGGTGGCGGCCTATGGCGGCTCCTACGAGAAGATCATGCGGGACAACGTGATCCCGGAATTCGAGAAGGCGAACAACGTCAAGGTCGATTACCTCGCCGGCAATTCCTCGGACAGCCTGGCGCGGCTGCAGGCCCAGCGCGGGCGGCAGGAGATCGGCGTCGTCCTGCTGGATGACGGGCCGATGGCCCAGGCCGTCTCGCTGGGCTTCTGCCAGAAGATCACCGACCAGAAGGCGCTCGGCAGCATCTATCCCATCGCGGTGATGGGTGACGGCAAGGCGGTGGGCACCGGCTTCGGCTATACCGGCATCGCCTACAACGCCGACCTCTTCAAGAAGCGCAACCTGCCGGTGCCTGCCTCCTGGATGGATCTGGCGAAGCCGGAATACAGGCAGCGCCTCTCCATTCCCGGCATCGACAACACCTATGGCCTGCACACGCTGGTGATGATGGCCCGCGTCAATGGCGGCGGCGAGAACGACATCGCCCCTGGCTTCAAGGCGATGCGGGAGAAGATCAACCCGAACGTGCTCGCCTATGAGAGCAGCCCGGGCAAGATGAGCGAGATGTTCCAGTCCGGCGAGATCTGGCTTTCCGTCTGGGGCTCCTCCCGCGTCGCGGCGATGAAGGAATCCGGCTTCCCGCTGGAGATCGTGCGGCCCAAGGAAGGCGCGGTGGTGCTGATGACCGCGACCTGCGCCGTGGAAGGCGCGCCGAAGCCGGAGCTGGCGCAGAAATTCGTCGCCCACCTGCTCTCGCCCGCCGTGCAGGTGGCCTTCTCCACCTCTTACGGCTCCGGCCCCACCAACAAGGAGGTCAAGCTGCCCGAGGATGTCGCGAAGCGCGTCATCTATGGCGAGGACCAGGTGAAGCAGCTCGTCACCATGGACTGGGACGTGATCAACAAGAACCGCACCGAGTGGACGCGCCGCTGGCAGCGCGAGGTCGAGCGCTGA
- a CDS encoding ABC transporter ATP-binding protein — MASAFLELDGVGKQYGPVTAVHEVTIRVAQGEFLGLLGPSGCGKTTTLQMIAGFEAPSSGRIVLEGRDLAAVPAAKRGMGIVFQSYALFPHMTAAENVAFGLEMRKVPKAERAKRVREALDLVHLAHLADRFPRNMSGGQQQRVALARALVIEPRLLLLDEPLSNLDAKLREEMQVELRELQRRVGVTTVMVTHDQHEAMALCDRVAVMQAGRLMQIDEPWRAYEEPAGEFVADFLGRSNRLPARATGQGEAEAGGHRFALPPELAAAPGDILLTIRPERLRLRPATEPGLRGEVHSRVFLGGSWLYRIDTALGAVMVTAQNTGAAPVEEGSPVSLDWDAHSLRRLSASRGAA; from the coding sequence ATGGCATCCGCCTTTCTGGAGCTGGACGGGGTCGGCAAGCAGTATGGCCCCGTCACGGCGGTGCATGAGGTGACCATCCGCGTGGCCCAGGGGGAGTTCCTGGGCCTGCTCGGCCCCTCCGGCTGCGGCAAGACCACGACCTTGCAGATGATCGCGGGCTTCGAGGCGCCGAGTTCCGGCCGCATCGTGCTGGAGGGCCGCGACCTTGCCGCCGTGCCCGCGGCGAAGCGTGGCATGGGCATCGTCTTCCAGTCCTACGCGCTCTTCCCTCACATGACGGCGGCGGAGAACGTCGCCTTCGGGCTGGAGATGCGGAAGGTGCCGAAGGCGGAGCGCGCGAAGCGGGTGCGCGAGGCGCTGGACCTCGTCCATCTCGCGCATCTGGCCGACCGCTTCCCGCGCAACATGTCGGGCGGGCAGCAGCAGCGCGTGGCCCTGGCCCGCGCCCTGGTGATCGAGCCGCGCCTGCTGCTGCTGGACGAGCCGCTCTCCAACCTCGACGCCAAGCTGCGCGAGGAGATGCAGGTGGAGCTGCGCGAGCTGCAGCGCCGTGTCGGCGTCACCACCGTCATGGTGACGCATGACCAGCACGAGGCCATGGCGCTCTGCGACCGCGTGGCGGTGATGCAGGCCGGGCGGCTGATGCAGATCGACGAACCCTGGCGCGCCTATGAGGAGCCGGCGGGCGAGTTCGTCGCCGACTTCCTGGGCCGCAGCAACCGCCTGCCGGCCCGCGCCACCGGTCAGGGCGAGGCCGAGGCCGGCGGGCACCGCTTCGCCCTGCCGCCGGAACTTGCCGCCGCCCCCGGCGACATCCTGCTGACCATCCGGCCGGAGCGCCTGCGCCTGCGCCCCGCCACCGAGCCCGGGCTGCGTGGGGAGGTGCATTCGCGCGTTTTCCTCGGCGGCTCCTGGCTCTACCGCATCGATACGGCGCTGGGCGCGGTCATGGTGACGGCGCAGAACACCGGCGCCGCGCCGGTGGAGGAAGGCTCCCCCGTTTCCCTGGACTGGGACGCGCACAGCCTGCGCCGCCTCTCCGCATCAAGGGGGGCGGCATGA
- a CDS encoding ABC transporter permease: protein MRRRLSAPLLLTLPSGLVYALVLLLPLIGVAVLSLQGFDFDKGILPRWNLANYADLATDSLFREVLERTFRLSVITTAICLLIGVPEAWIVHRMAPRWRGLMLLVVVGPLLVSVVVRTFGWMVLLGTNGLINDALVAIGIPGAPFRLMFTELAIVIGLVHVMVPLVVLSVWASLGRLDPALARAAESLGAGRLTTFRRVILPNIMPGVLGGALMVFCLSASAFATPAMLGGKRLRVVASMAYNEFLNTLNWPLGAAIAVLLLFAILLCTLLWTRLVERRALRRLGAGA from the coding sequence ATGAGGCGGCGCCTGTCCGCGCCGCTGCTGCTGACGCTGCCCTCGGGCCTCGTCTACGCGCTGGTGCTGCTGTTGCCGCTGATCGGCGTGGCGGTGCTCAGCCTGCAGGGCTTCGACTTCGACAAGGGCATCCTGCCGCGCTGGAACCTGGCCAACTACGCCGACCTCGCCACTGATTCGCTGTTCCGCGAGGTGCTGGAGCGCACCTTCCGCCTCTCCGTCATCACCACCGCCATCTGCCTGCTGATCGGCGTGCCGGAGGCCTGGATCGTCCACCGCATGGCGCCGCGCTGGCGCGGGCTGATGCTGCTCGTCGTGGTCGGGCCGCTGCTGGTCTCCGTCGTGGTGCGGACCTTCGGCTGGATGGTGCTACTCGGCACCAACGGGCTGATCAACGACGCGCTGGTGGCCATCGGCATTCCCGGCGCGCCCTTCCGCCTGATGTTCACCGAGCTCGCCATCGTCATCGGCCTCGTCCATGTCATGGTGCCGCTGGTGGTACTCTCCGTCTGGGCCAGCCTGGGGCGGCTCGATCCGGCCCTGGCCCGCGCGGCGGAAAGCCTGGGCGCCGGGCGCCTCACCACCTTCCGCCGCGTCATCCTGCCCAACATCATGCCGGGCGTGCTGGGTGGCGCGCTGATGGTCTTCTGCCTCTCCGCCTCCGCCTTCGCCACGCCCGCCATGCTGGGCGGCAAGCGGCTGCGCGTGGTGGCCAGCATGGCCTATAACGAGTTCCTCAACACGCTGAACTGGCCGCTGGGCGCCGCGATCGCCGTGCTGCTGCTCTTCGCCATCCTGCTCTGCACGCTGCTCTGGACACGGCTGGTGGAACGCCGCGCCCTGCGCCGGCTGGGGGCCGGGGCATGA
- a CDS encoding ABC transporter permease encodes MSRNGPLALAFHGLFIAFILAPLVVVVLVSFTDKGFMAMPFDGASLRWYRAIAGNPQFLDSFWVSLRLGLVSATLSALIAVPAALAIARGRFPGRDAIAAFLVSPLMIPHVVLGVALLRFFSGLGLAGSFAGLVAAHLIVVTPYMVRLVTAGLAGLDPRVERAAESLGAGRATVFRRITLPLILPGVAGGWILAFITSFDELTVSLFLASPSSTPLPVRLFTYIDQMTDPLVAAVSAALIGLTALVLVVLDRFYPIDRLLTGSAGDAGRDVRRRAVPGARLRLSPGPPIRQEPGQTYTFDPGPSVRWLSLWPDRAEG; translated from the coding sequence ATGAGCCGCAACGGTCCGCTCGCGCTCGCCTTCCACGGGCTCTTCATCGCCTTCATCCTGGCGCCGCTGGTGGTCGTGGTCCTGGTCTCCTTCACCGACAAGGGCTTCATGGCGATGCCCTTCGACGGCGCCTCGCTGCGCTGGTACCGGGCCATCGCCGGCAATCCGCAGTTCCTGGACAGTTTCTGGGTCAGCCTGCGGCTCGGCCTCGTCTCGGCCACGCTCTCCGCCCTGATTGCCGTGCCGGCGGCGCTGGCCATTGCGCGCGGGCGCTTCCCCGGCCGCGACGCCATCGCGGCCTTCCTGGTCTCGCCCCTGATGATCCCGCATGTCGTGCTGGGCGTGGCGCTGCTGCGCTTCTTCTCCGGCCTCGGCCTCGCGGGTTCCTTCGCCGGGCTGGTGGCGGCGCATCTGATCGTGGTGACGCCCTATATGGTGCGGCTGGTGACCGCCGGCCTCGCCGGTCTCGACCCGCGCGTCGAGCGCGCCGCCGAGAGCCTGGGCGCCGGGCGTGCCACGGTCTTCCGCCGCATCACCCTGCCGCTGATCCTGCCCGGCGTGGCGGGGGGCTGGATCCTGGCCTTCATCACCAGCTTCGACGAGCTGACGGTGAGCCTCTTCCTCGCCTCGCCCTCCTCCACGCCACTGCCGGTGCGCCTCTTCACCTATATCGACCAGATGACGGACCCGCTCGTGGCCGCCGTTTCCGCCGCGCTGATCGGGCTGACCGCGCTGGTGCTGGTGGTGCTGGACCGGTTCTACCCGATCGACCGGCTGCTGACCGGGAGCGCCGGTGATGCGGGCCGTGATGTCCGGCGCCGCGCCGTCCCGGGGGCAAGGCTCCGCCTTTCCCCCGGACCCCCTATCCGCCAGGAACCTGGTCAAACGTATACGTTTGACCCTGGACCTTCCGTTCGCTGGCTTTCGCTGTGGCCGGATCGCGCCGAAGGGTGA
- a CDS encoding NAD(P)/FAD-dependent oxidoreductase, with translation MSTHDAIVVGGGLVGTAIAYGLVKQGLSTLLLDEGDVAHRASRGNFGLVWVQSKGLGAPHYQRWTRGSAEEWPALAQELAARTGLDTALHQPGGLHICLSEEEFEKRGEYMARLQREAGNLGLEYRMLRHAEVKEMMPGIGRAVVGASWTPYDGHASPLYLLRGLHTAFREAGGVYQPNAKVEESTAAPGDFSVTAGGRDAPRAAPRARRRAGQPGTGAALRPVRPGPAAAG, from the coding sequence ATGAGCACCCACGACGCGATCGTGGTGGGCGGTGGGCTGGTGGGCACCGCCATCGCCTATGGGCTGGTGAAGCAGGGGCTCTCCACGCTGCTGCTGGATGAGGGCGACGTCGCCCACCGCGCCAGCCGTGGCAATTTCGGCCTGGTCTGGGTTCAGTCCAAGGGGCTGGGCGCGCCGCATTACCAGCGCTGGACGCGCGGCTCGGCCGAGGAATGGCCGGCGCTGGCACAGGAGCTGGCGGCGCGCACCGGGCTCGACACGGCGCTGCACCAGCCGGGCGGGCTGCATATCTGCCTCTCCGAGGAGGAGTTCGAGAAGCGCGGCGAATACATGGCGCGGCTGCAGCGGGAGGCCGGGAATCTCGGCCTGGAATACCGGATGCTGCGCCATGCCGAGGTGAAGGAGATGATGCCCGGCATCGGCAGGGCGGTGGTGGGGGCGAGTTGGACGCCCTATGACGGCCATGCCAGCCCGCTCTACCTCCTGCGCGGGCTGCACACCGCCTTCCGCGAGGCCGGGGGCGTGTACCAGCCGAATGCGAAGGTGGAGGAAAGCACCGCCGCGCCGGGCGATTTCTCGGTGACGGCGGGGGGGCGGGACGCACCGCGCGCCGCGCCTCGTGCTCGCCGCCGGGCTGGGCAACCTGGAACTGGCGCCGCGCTTCGGCCTGTCCGCCCCGGTCCGGCCGCAGCGGGGTGA
- a CDS encoding NAD(P)/FAD-dependent oxidoreductase, with protein MLAAGLGNLELAPRFGLSAPVRPQRGEVLVTERTRMLLPMPTTTVRQTGEGSVMMGDSKEEAGYDSLTQTPGIMRGMARRAVLSFPWIAELNIVRAWSALRIMSPDGLPIYEQSGRFPGAFTANCHSGVTLAGAHANRLAPMIAAGELPPEMAPFSARRFNDVRTAA; from the coding sequence GTGCTCGCCGCCGGGCTGGGCAACCTGGAACTGGCGCCGCGCTTCGGCCTGTCCGCCCCGGTCCGGCCGCAGCGGGGTGAGGTGCTGGTGACGGAGCGCACCCGCATGCTGCTGCCCATGCCCACCACCACGGTGCGTCAGACCGGCGAGGGCTCGGTGATGATGGGCGACAGCAAGGAGGAGGCGGGCTACGACAGCCTGACCCAGACGCCCGGCATCATGCGCGGCATGGCGCGGCGCGCGGTGCTGTCCTTCCCCTGGATCGCCGAGCTGAACATCGTGCGCGCCTGGTCGGCGCTGCGCATCATGTCGCCGGACGGGCTGCCGATCTACGAGCAGTCGGGGCGTTTCCCCGGCGCTTTCACCGCCAACTGCCATTCCGGCGTCACCCTGGCCGGGGCGCATGCCAACCGGCTGGCCCCGATGATCGCCGCCGGCGAGCTTCCGCCGGAGATGGCCCCTTTCAGCGCGAGGCGTTTCAACGATGTTCGCACAGCGGCCTGA
- a CDS encoding (2Fe-2S)-binding protein, which translates to MDGRSVRVPEGASAAAAVLLAGIPAIRSTPVKGSPRLPYCMMGICFDCLAEIDGVANRQSCMVTVTPGMRIVPQQGARRARPEMAGEDA; encoded by the coding sequence GTGGACGGGCGCAGCGTACGGGTGCCGGAGGGCGCCTCCGCCGCCGCCGCCGTGCTGCTGGCGGGCATTCCCGCCATCCGCAGCACGCCGGTGAAGGGCTCGCCGCGCCTGCCCTATTGCATGATGGGCATCTGCTTCGACTGCCTCGCCGAGATCGATGGCGTGGCCAACCGGCAGTCCTGCATGGTGACGGTGACGCCGGGCATGCGGATCGTGCCGCAGCAGGGCGCGCGCCGGGCGCGGCCGGAAATGGCGGGGGAGGACGCGTGA
- a CDS encoding NAD(P)/FAD-dependent oxidoreductase, with the protein MATDPNVDLAIVGAGPAGMAAAIEAASLGLSVTVLDEQPAPGGQVFRAVEAAFGDPALQGEFATQGAALARQFRAAQGIGYRPSTTLWHLDKEAGLLSVLHGGASSEIEARRVLLATGAQERPVPIPGWTLPGVMGMGAAQILLKTAGAVPQGPVVLAGQGPLTWLLAVQLLRAGAGPVTLLETARGGTAGAGLRHLGGLWGGRKLLFKGLALVREAKRRGLKLVRNARDLRAEGEARVERVRWNGGSLPCDTLLLHEGVIPSTHISRAIGLEHRWDAAQLCWRPVLDAWGASSHERIAIAGDGGGIGGWEAAVATGRLAALDAAHRLGRLSAAERDRRAAPHHAALAAALSLRPFLDALYAPAPEVLAPRDDGTIVCRCEEVTAGQVRLAARLGATGPNQAKAYLRAGMGPCQGRMCGTTVAALIAAERGISIEEAGTLRPRAPFKPMTVGELAALPPEEVA; encoded by the coding sequence ATGGCGACCGATCCCAATGTCGATCTGGCCATCGTGGGTGCTGGCCCGGCCGGCATGGCGGCTGCCATCGAGGCGGCGTCGCTGGGCCTTTCCGTCACCGTGCTGGACGAGCAGCCGGCGCCGGGCGGGCAGGTCTTCCGCGCCGTGGAGGCCGCCTTCGGCGACCCGGCGCTCCAGGGCGAGTTCGCCACTCAGGGGGCCGCGCTGGCCCGCCAGTTCCGCGCCGCGCAGGGCATCGGCTATCGCCCTTCCACCACGCTCTGGCATCTCGACAAGGAGGCCGGGCTGCTGTCCGTGCTGCATGGCGGCGCCTCCTCGGAGATCGAGGCGCGGCGTGTGCTGCTGGCGACCGGGGCGCAGGAAAGGCCGGTGCCGATCCCCGGCTGGACGCTGCCGGGCGTGATGGGCATGGGGGCGGCGCAGATCCTGCTCAAGACCGCGGGCGCGGTGCCGCAGGGGCCGGTGGTGCTGGCCGGACAGGGGCCGCTCACCTGGCTGCTGGCGGTGCAGCTCCTGCGCGCCGGGGCCGGGCCGGTGACCCTGTTGGAGACCGCGCGCGGCGGCACGGCCGGGGCCGGGCTGCGGCATCTCGGCGGGCTCTGGGGTGGCCGCAAGCTGCTGTTCAAGGGCCTGGCCCTGGTGCGGGAGGCGAAGCGGCGGGGGCTCAAGCTGGTGCGCAACGCCCGCGACCTGCGCGCCGAGGGCGAGGCGCGGGTCGAGCGTGTGCGCTGGAACGGCGGCAGCCTGCCTTGCGACACGCTGCTGCTGCATGAGGGCGTGATCCCCTCCACCCATATCTCCCGCGCCATCGGGCTGGAGCACCGCTGGGACGCGGCGCAGCTCTGCTGGCGCCCGGTGCTCGATGCCTGGGGCGCCAGCAGCCATGAGCGCATCGCCATCGCGGGCGATGGTGGCGGCATCGGCGGCTGGGAAGCAGCGGTGGCGACCGGGCGTCTGGCGGCGCTGGATGCCGCGCACCGGCTGGGCCGGCTTTCCGCGGCGGAACGCGACCGGCGTGCCGCGCCGCATCACGCTGCCCTCGCCGCCGCGCTTTCCCTGCGTCCCTTCCTCGACGCGCTCTATGCCCCGGCGCCGGAGGTGCTGGCGCCGCGCGACGACGGCACGATCGTCTGCCGCTGCGAGGAGGTCACCGCCGGTCAGGTGCGTCTTGCCGCCCGGCTGGGCGCCACCGGGCCGAACCAGGCCAAGGCCTATCTCCGCGCCGGCATGGGCCCCTGCCAGGGGCGCATGTGCGGCACCACCGTGGCCGCGCTGATCGCGGCGGAACGCGGCATCTCGATCGAGGAGGCGGGGACGCTGCGCCCCCGCGCGCCCTTCAAGCCGATGACGGTGGGCGAGCTTGCCGCCCTGCCGCCGGAGGAGGTGGCCTGA
- a CDS encoding RidA family protein — protein MIRRHARTPIMHRVVEHNGVLYFGGIVADDRSLSMQGQTEQILARIGKLLEENGSDKGKLLAATLYITDMALKDEMNAAWTAWFGAEDLPTRATIGVADLGPNTLIEVVVTAARD, from the coding sequence ATGATCCGACGCCATGCCCGCACCCCCATCATGCACCGCGTGGTGGAGCATAACGGCGTGCTGTATTTCGGCGGCATCGTCGCCGATGACCGTTCCCTGTCCATGCAGGGCCAGACCGAGCAGATCCTGGCCAGGATCGGCAAGCTGCTGGAGGAGAATGGCAGCGACAAGGGCAAGCTCCTCGCCGCCACGCTCTACATCACCGACATGGCGCTGAAGGACGAGATGAATGCTGCCTGGACCGCTTGGTTTGGCGCGGAGGATCTGCCGACCCGCGCCACCATCGGCGTGGCCGATCTCGGCCCCAACACGCTGATCGAGGTGGTGGTCACCGCCGCGCGCGACTGA
- a CDS encoding NAD(P)/FAD-dependent oxidoreductase, producing the protein MSPPVDQVQSDPKLPEAADVVVIGGGIAGVSAAWHLAGKGHSVALIEKGVIAGEQSSRNWGWCRQQNRDERELPLIKYSLELWGRLSEEIGADVSFRRTGLIYTTDKQSDLDEWEEWSNLAREYQVHSRMLTAEEANALTPGCTKTWIGGVHSPTDGRAEPSKAAPALAEAARRRGVTIHQGCAARGLETQGGRVSAVVTEKGTIRTQAVLLAGGAWSSMFCRSLGIDLPQAGARSTAFSTTEAPEVTAGGLSTPGFVIRRRLDGGYTVSIRGRGLVELTPQGLRYARKFWPAFQKRRAGGVKISIGRSFLEGPEALGRWSTDKPTPFERMRVFDPAPDIGTVDEALKQLVEAYPALAGIRMKNAWGGWIDFMPDAVPVISPVEKLPGLTLSTGYSGHGFGIGPGAGRLAADLVAGDAPIVDPTPFRYKRLIDGSPCRQDSCDGGGRLNRGSGGEAAPRPRGSAGRGVLPVSRARR; encoded by the coding sequence ATGTCGCCGCCCGTCGATCAAGTCCAGAGTGACCCGAAGCTGCCGGAGGCCGCCGATGTGGTGGTGATCGGCGGCGGCATCGCCGGCGTTTCCGCGGCCTGGCACCTCGCCGGGAAGGGGCACTCGGTCGCGCTGATCGAGAAGGGCGTGATCGCGGGCGAGCAGTCCAGCCGCAACTGGGGCTGGTGCCGGCAGCAGAATCGCGACGAGCGGGAATTGCCGCTGATCAAGTACAGCCTGGAGCTCTGGGGACGGCTGAGCGAGGAGATCGGCGCCGATGTCAGCTTCCGCCGCACCGGGCTGATCTACACCACGGACAAGCAGTCCGACCTGGACGAATGGGAGGAGTGGTCGAACCTCGCCCGCGAATACCAGGTGCACAGCCGGATGCTGACCGCCGAGGAAGCGAATGCGCTGACGCCGGGCTGCACGAAGACGTGGATCGGCGGCGTGCATTCGCCGACCGATGGCCGGGCCGAACCCTCCAAGGCGGCCCCCGCCTTGGCCGAGGCGGCGCGGCGGCGGGGCGTCACCATCCACCAGGGCTGCGCCGCGCGCGGGCTGGAAACCCAGGGCGGGCGCGTCTCGGCGGTGGTCACCGAGAAGGGCACGATCCGCACCCAGGCCGTGCTGCTCGCCGGCGGTGCCTGGTCCTCGATGTTCTGCCGAAGCCTGGGCATCGACCTGCCGCAGGCCGGGGCGCGCTCCACCGCCTTTTCCACCACCGAGGCACCGGAGGTGACGGCGGGCGGCCTCTCCACCCCGGGCTTCGTCATCCGGCGGCGGCTGGATGGAGGCTACACCGTCTCCATCCGCGGGCGCGGACTGGTGGAGCTGACGCCGCAGGGGCTACGCTACGCCCGCAAGTTCTGGCCGGCCTTCCAGAAGCGGCGCGCGGGCGGCGTGAAGATCAGCATCGGCCGCTCCTTCCTGGAAGGGCCGGAGGCGCTGGGCCGCTGGAGCACGGACAAGCCCACCCCCTTCGAGCGCATGCGCGTCTTCGACCCCGCACCCGATATCGGCACGGTGGATGAGGCGCTGAAGCAGCTCGTGGAAGCCTATCCGGCCCTGGCGGGGATCCGGATGAAGAATGCCTGGGGCGGCTGGATCGACTTCATGCCCGATGCGGTGCCGGTGATCTCTCCGGTGGAGAAGCTGCCCGGCCTGACCCTCTCCACCGGCTACAGCGGCCATGGCTTCGGCATCGGGCCGGGGGCCGGCAGGCTGGCGGCGGATCTGGTGGCGGGCGACGCGCCGATCGTCGATCCGACGCCCTTCCGCTACAAGCGCCTGATCGACGGCTCCCCCTGCCGCCAGGACTCATGTGATGGCGGCGGCAGGCTGAACCGGGGTTCTGGAGGCGAGGCAGCACCTCGCCCCCGGGGTTCAGCCGGGCGCGGGGTGCTGCCGGTCAGTCGCGCGCGGCGGTGA
- a CDS encoding ABC transporter ATP-binding protein — MSATAPLLEVRDLRKHFPVGGGLFGRGRQQLRAIDGLSFSIRPGEILSLVGESGSGKSTVGRTALRLLEPTEGSIRFKGEDITTLSRARLRPLRRQMQLVFQDPYASLNPRMTVERIVASPLEIHGIGATQAERMEKVEEALRLVGLLPQHAQRYPHEFSGGQRQRIGLARALVTRPDFIVADEPVSALDVSIQAQVVNLMLELRDRLGLTMLVIAHDLAVVGHMSDRVAVMYLGRLVEIAETRLLFTAPRHPYTEALLSAAPNPDPTRRRKRIVLTGDVPSPLNPPSGCSFRTRCPYALPACAVERPPLRQVTPGHLTACIRDDLSLQAAG; from the coding sequence ATGAGCGCGACGGCACCGCTGCTGGAGGTGCGGGACCTCCGCAAGCATTTCCCGGTGGGCGGCGGGCTCTTCGGACGGGGGCGGCAGCAGCTTCGCGCCATCGACGGGCTCTCCTTCTCCATCCGCCCGGGGGAGATCCTGAGCCTCGTGGGCGAATCCGGCTCGGGCAAGAGCACGGTGGGCCGCACCGCGCTGCGCCTGCTGGAGCCGACCGAGGGCAGCATCCGCTTCAAGGGCGAGGACATCACCACCCTGTCGCGTGCCCGGCTGCGCCCGCTGCGGCGGCAGATGCAGCTGGTCTTCCAGGACCCCTATGCCTCGCTGAACCCGCGCATGACGGTGGAGCGGATCGTCGCCTCGCCGCTGGAGATCCACGGCATCGGCGCGACGCAGGCGGAGCGGATGGAGAAGGTGGAGGAAGCGCTGCGCCTCGTCGGCCTGCTGCCGCAGCACGCACAGCGCTACCCGCATGAATTCTCGGGCGGGCAGCGGCAGCGCATCGGCCTGGCGCGCGCCCTGGTGACGCGCCCGGACTTCATCGTGGCGGACGAGCCGGTGAGCGCGCTCGACGTCTCCATCCAGGCGCAGGTGGTGAACCTGATGCTGGAGCTGCGCGACCGGCTGGGCCTGACCATGCTGGTCATCGCGCATGACCTCGCCGTGGTGGGGCACATGTCCGACCGCGTGGCGGTGATGTATCTCGGCCGGCTGGTGGAGATCGCGGAAACGCGCTTGCTCTTCACCGCGCCGCGCCATCCCTATACCGAGGCCCTGCTCTCCGCCGCCCCCAATCCCGACCCGACGCGCCGCCGCAAGCGCATCGTGCTGACGGGTGACGTGCCGAGCCCGCTGAACCCGCCGTCCGGCTGTTCCTTCCGCACGCGCTGCCCCTATGCCCTCCCCGCCTGCGCGGTGGAGCGGCCGCCGCTGCGGCAGGTCACGCCCGGCCACCTCACGGCCTGCATCCGCGACGACCTCAGCCTGCAGGCCGCCGGCTGA
- a CDS encoding ABC transporter ATP-binding protein — protein sequence MPENVLEVRGLGVRFGALPAVQDVSFEVRRGETLALVGESGSGKSVTSLALLRLTPPAPACRVEGQVLLRRKGGGMVDLLGLPEEEMRAMRTARVAMVFQEPMTSFNPVHTIGAQIAEAIRFHERISRRAAEDRAAELLDLVGIPDPRRRLSAYPHQLSGGMRQRAMIAMALSCGPELLIADEPTTALDVTIQAQILELLARLQKQTGMAMIFITHNLGVVAEIADRVMVMYGGRVVEQADLLPLFQSPRIPYTAGLMRSVPRLDLAGQRSEPLFAIPGQVPDPRQPPPGCAFAPRCAYHLPDPCDRAVPPLEETGGGHLSRCFRWRALAGTLAGQGAGHGTPEDAA from the coding sequence GTGCCGGAGAACGTGCTGGAGGTGCGCGGGCTCGGCGTCCGCTTCGGCGCCCTGCCGGCGGTGCAGGACGTGTCCTTCGAGGTGCGCCGGGGCGAGACCCTGGCGCTGGTCGGGGAGTCCGGCTCTGGCAAGAGCGTCACCAGCCTGGCCCTGCTGCGCCTGACGCCGCCCGCCCCCGCCTGCCGGGTGGAAGGGCAGGTGCTGCTGCGGCGGAAGGGTGGCGGCATGGTGGATCTCCTCGGCCTGCCGGAGGAGGAGATGCGGGCGATGCGCACCGCCAGGGTCGCCATGGTCTTCCAGGAGCCGATGACTTCCTTCAACCCGGTGCACACGATCGGCGCGCAGATCGCGGAGGCGATCCGCTTTCACGAGAGGATCTCCCGCCGTGCCGCCGAGGACCGGGCGGCGGAGCTGCTGGACCTCGTGGGCATCCCCGATCCCCGGCGCCGCCTCTCCGCCTATCCGCACCAGCTTTCCGGCGGCATGCGGCAGCGGGCGATGATCGCCATGGCGCTGTCCTGCGGGCCGGAGCTGCTGATCGCCGACGAGCCGACCACGGCGCTGGACGTCACCATCCAGGCGCAGATCCTGGAACTCCTTGCCCGGCTGCAGAAGCAGACGGGCATGGCGATGATCTTCATCACCCACAATCTCGGCGTGGTGGCGGAAATCGCGGATCGGGTGATGGTGATGTACGGGGGGCGGGTGGTGGAGCAGGCCGACCTGCTGCCGCTCTTCCAGAGCCCGCGCATACCCTATACCGCCGGGCTGATGCGCTCCGTGCCGCGCCTCGACCTCGCGGGGCAGCGCAGCGAGCCGCTCTTCGCCATTCCCGGGCAGGTGCCCGATCCGCGCCAGCCGCCACCGGGCTGCGCCTTCGCCCCGCGCTGCGCCTACCACCTGCCCGATCCCTGCGACCGCGCGGTGCCGCCGCTGGAGGAAACCGGCGGCGGGCATCTGAGCCGCTGCTTCCGCTGGCGCGCACTGGCGGGAACGCTCGCTGGCCAAGGGGCTGGCCACGGCACGCCGGAGGATGCCGCATGA